The Nostoc commune NIES-4072 genome includes a window with the following:
- a CDS encoding type II toxin-antitoxin system antitoxin SocA domain-containing protein, with protein MLDKLIKYFVYATKGYITKTQLIKFLYLADLYSVKWTGKQLTDLDWCYYQFGPWNEGIDTALNQMNGKEIIQESQYNATYIRPVNQVAQADDLDIPLSIKFVLDNIRREWAGSEKLNQLLDYVYSTAPMVEAKNTHRPEEKVKLNLQAEREKLVSELGL; from the coding sequence ATGTTGGATAAACTAATAAAATATTTTGTCTACGCGACAAAAGGGTATATTACAAAAACACAGCTAATCAAGTTTTTGTATTTAGCTGATCTTTACTCTGTTAAGTGGACAGGAAAGCAGCTGACTGATCTAGATTGGTGTTATTATCAATTTGGCCCTTGGAATGAAGGTATAGATACTGCTTTAAATCAAATGAATGGGAAAGAGATTATTCAAGAGTCTCAGTATAATGCAACATATATTAGACCTGTGAATCAAGTTGCTCAGGCAGATGATTTGGACATACCTCTCAGTATTAAGTTTGTACTGGATAATATTCGTAGAGAGTGGGCTGGCTCAGAGAAACTGAATCAGTTACTAGATTATGTATATAGCACTGCTCCAATGGTGGAAGCAAAAAATACCCATCGACCAGAAGAGAAAGTTAAACTTAACTTACAAGCAGAAAGAGAAAAATTAGTCAGTGAGTTAGGATTGTAA
- a CDS encoding type II toxin-antitoxin system PemK/MazF family toxin: MAGKRPRQGWIYSTNPYRVSLRCKLGHIHIYNLDEPAEVECQTCSENINSSRVFRGTHPYIIWTSDQFQDESGYIATFSVIPLTSQTTFNGLPTTYPINSTSRNGLDKNSYALVHQICTVDANCFKGSSANWLERIGQLDKADREAIEERLKYFLSIQENPSEDWFAQNASPELLKKIFDYLPEDTKNLVIEELINNLDS, from the coding sequence GTGGCTGGAAAAAGACCTAGACAAGGTTGGATCTATTCTACAAATCCCTATAGGGTATCTCTTCGTTGCAAACTGGGTCATATTCATATTTATAATTTAGATGAGCCTGCTGAAGTAGAATGTCAAACTTGTAGTGAGAATATTAATTCAAGTAGGGTTTTTAGAGGTACACATCCTTATATCATCTGGACAAGTGATCAGTTTCAAGATGAATCTGGATATATAGCAACGTTTTCTGTTATTCCTCTGACTTCACAAACTACATTTAACGGTTTACCAACCACATATCCAATTAATTCTACAAGTAGAAATGGTCTTGATAAAAATTCCTACGCTTTAGTTCATCAAATATGTACTGTTGATGCTAATTGCTTTAAAGGCTCATCAGCCAATTGGTTAGAGAGAATTGGACAATTGGATAAAGCAGATAGAGAAGCTATAGAAGAACGTTTAAAGTATTTTTTGAGTATTCAAGAGAATCCTAGTGAAGACTGGTTTGCTCAAAATGCGTCTCCAGAACTTTTGAAAAAAATCTTTGATTATCTACCTGAAGATACAAAAAATTTAGTAATAGAAGAATTAATTAACAATTTAGACTCATAA